From the genome of Chania multitudinisentens RB-25, one region includes:
- the rsmG gene encoding 16S rRNA (guanine(527)-N(7))-methyltransferase RsmG produces the protein MQKKLDALLSAAGITLPEQQKQQLLGYVGMLDKWNKAYNLTSVRDPQQMLVRHILDSIVVNPYLQGSRFIDVGTGPGLPGIPLAIVRPDAHFTLLDSLGKRVRFLRQVQHELGLKNIEPVQSRVEAFMPEPPFDGVISRAFASLQDMLSWCHHLPVKGQGYFYALKGVRPEDELAQLPEGVVLEAVIRLHVPELEGERHLVVLKATEFN, from the coding sequence GTGCAAAAAAAATTAGATGCTTTGCTATCAGCGGCAGGGATCACGCTTCCCGAGCAACAGAAACAGCAATTGCTGGGTTACGTCGGCATGCTTGATAAGTGGAACAAGGCCTACAATCTCACTTCTGTGCGTGATCCGCAGCAAATGTTGGTACGCCATATTCTCGACAGCATCGTGGTTAACCCCTATCTGCAAGGTTCACGCTTTATCGATGTGGGGACTGGCCCTGGGTTGCCGGGAATACCGTTGGCGATTGTCCGCCCTGATGCACATTTCACGTTGTTGGACAGCTTAGGTAAACGTGTACGCTTCCTGCGCCAAGTGCAGCATGAGCTGGGGCTGAAAAATATCGAACCCGTACAGAGCCGGGTGGAAGCATTTATGCCAGAACCGCCGTTTGATGGTGTGATCAGCCGTGCTTTTGCTTCATTGCAAGACATGTTGTCTTGGTGCCATCATTTACCTGTGAAGGGGCAAGGGTATTTTTATGCGCTGAAAGGCGTTCGCCCCGAAGACGAACTGGCGCAGTTACCTGAAGGGGTGGTTCTGGAAGCCGTGATTCGTTTACATGTTCCTGAATTGGAAGGTGAGCGGCACTTGGTGGTATTGAAGGCGACGGAATTTAATTAG
- the atpI gene encoding F0F1 ATP synthase subunit I: protein MSVSLYSGKVACKLLFLQLMTFVLISVVFSLKSLEWGSSALAGGIAAWLPNAIFMLFALRHQTQTPAPGRVAWSFAVGEGLKVVITIILLIVALGVFKAAFVPLSLAYLAVLLVQIVAPAVINRYRN, encoded by the coding sequence ATGTCTGTGTCCCTTTACAGCGGAAAAGTTGCATGCAAGCTGCTGTTCCTACAGTTAATGACTTTTGTTCTGATCAGCGTTGTGTTCAGTCTGAAAAGCCTGGAATGGGGTAGTTCGGCGTTGGCAGGTGGGATAGCTGCCTGGCTGCCGAATGCCATATTTATGCTATTTGCCTTGCGCCATCAGACGCAAACGCCGGCTCCTGGGCGAGTTGCTTGGTCGTTTGCTGTTGGCGAGGGATTGAAGGTCGTGATCACCATTATTTTGTTGATCGTGGCGCTTGGGGTGTTCAAAGCGGCTTTTGTACCGCTTAGCCTAGCCTATTTAGCGGTGTTATTGGTGCAGATAGTGGCACCGGCCGTGATTAACCGTTACCGAAATTAA
- the atpE gene encoding F0F1 ATP synthase subunit C — MENLSMDLLYMAAAVMMGLAAIGAAIGIGILGGKFLEGAARQPDLIPLLRTQFFIVMGLVDAIPMIAVGLGLYVMFAVA; from the coding sequence ATGGAAAACCTGAGTATGGATCTGCTGTACATGGCTGCCGCTGTGATGATGGGTTTAGCGGCAATCGGTGCTGCGATCGGTATCGGCATCTTGGGTGGTAAATTCTTGGAAGGCGCTGCACGTCAGCCTGACCTGATCCCTCTGCTGCGTACACAGTTCTTTATCGTTATGGGTCTGGTTGACGCCATCCCGATGATCGCTGTTGGTCTGGGTCTATACGTGATGTTTGCTGTCGCGTAA
- the atpB gene encoding F0F1 ATP synthase subunit A, which yields MSAGAINTPQEYIGHHLTHLQIGTGFWSINIDSIFFSVVLGIVFLTIFRKVAKNATSGVPGKLQTAVELLVGFVDNSVKDMYHGKSKVIAPLALTVFVWVFLMNLMDLIPVDFLPHLGTLAGLPALRVVPTADVNITLSMALAVFVLILFYSVKMKGIGGFAKELTMQPFNHPLFIPINLILEGVSLLSKPVSLGLRLFGNMYAGELIFILIAGLLPWWSQWVLSLPWAIFHILIITLQAFIFMVLTIVYLSMASEEH from the coding sequence ATGTCTGCAGGAGCAATCAACACTCCACAGGAGTATATCGGTCACCATCTGACGCATCTTCAGATTGGGACGGGTTTCTGGTCGATCAACATCGACTCAATATTTTTCTCCGTTGTCCTCGGGATTGTCTTCCTGACGATTTTCCGCAAGGTTGCCAAGAATGCTACCAGCGGCGTTCCTGGGAAACTGCAAACCGCCGTTGAACTGCTCGTTGGGTTTGTTGACAACAGCGTTAAAGATATGTACCACGGCAAAAGTAAGGTTATTGCTCCGTTGGCGCTGACGGTGTTTGTCTGGGTATTCCTGATGAACCTGATGGATCTGATCCCGGTCGATTTCCTGCCGCATCTCGGTACGCTAGCGGGGCTTCCTGCATTGCGCGTGGTGCCTACTGCTGACGTTAATATCACTCTTTCGATGGCTCTTGCCGTATTTGTCCTGATTCTGTTCTATAGCGTCAAAATGAAAGGCATTGGCGGGTTCGCTAAAGAATTAACCATGCAGCCGTTCAACCATCCGTTGTTTATTCCAATCAACCTGATCCTTGAAGGTGTCAGCCTGCTGTCCAAACCGGTATCTCTGGGTTTGCGACTGTTCGGCAACATGTATGCGGGTGAGTTGATCTTCATCCTGATTGCTGGCCTGTTGCCGTGGTGGTCACAGTGGGTGTTGAGCTTGCCTTGGGCAATCTTCCACATCCTGATCATTACGCTTCAAGCCTTTATTTTCATGGTTCTGACGATTGTCTATCTGTCGATGGCATCTGAAGAGCACTGA